Proteins from one Rosa chinensis cultivar Old Blush chromosome 7, RchiOBHm-V2, whole genome shotgun sequence genomic window:
- the LOC112179382 gene encoding uncharacterized protein LOC112179382, producing MTSNWKRTLGNVRSFIGNSMGGLRGGSNLASWVVAGTLAYFLWVKPSQELKREQQERAALAALAEASNPNRYIEKRKPIPDPQETGLIYGNKNRNRKPDE from the exons ATGACGAGCAATTGGAAGAGGACACTGGGAAATGTGAGGTCATTCATAGGCAATTCGATGGGAGGCCTAAGAGGAGGAAGCAACTTGGCCTCCTGGGTAGTCGCCGGAACCCTAGCTTACTTCCTCTGGGTCAAGCCCTCACAAGAACTCAAGCGAGAACAACAg GAAAGGGCTGCTTTGGCAGCTTTGGCAGAAGCTTCGAATCCAAATAGATATATAGAGAAACGGAAACCCATTCCTGATCCACAG gaGACTGGACTGATATATGGAAACAAGAATAGAAATAGAAAACCAGATGAGTAA